The stretch of DNA gtccgggtcgcttcgtccaacaataccgccgaaccaaagtatgacatgctggtaagtagtatgacttatatcgcccacaactcacttgtgttctactcgtgcatataacatcaacatataaaacctaggctctgatgccactattggggaacgtagtaatttcaaaaaaattcctacgcacacgcaagatcatggtgatgcatagcaacgagaggagagagtgtgatctacgtacccttgtagatcaacaacggaagcgttaacacaacgtagaggaagtagtcgtacgtcttcccgatccgaccgatccaagcaccgttactccggcacctccgagttcttagcacacgtacagctcgatgacgctccccgggctccgatccagcaaagcttcggggatgagttccgtcagcacgacggcgtggtgacgatgatgatgttctaccgacacagggcttcgcctaagcactgcaacgatatgaccgaggtggaatatggtggaggggggcaccgcacacggctaaggaacgatcacgaggatcaacttgtgtgttctagggtgcccccctgccccgtatataaaggagcaaggggaggaggccggccggcccctattggcgtgccaggaggagtcctcctcctagtaggagtaggactcctactaggagggggaaggaagtggggagggagaaggaaaggggggcgccgccccccctctcctagtccaattcggaccaggggggaggaggcgcgcggcccaccctggcttcccctctctctctccactaaggcccatatggcccattacttctcccgggggggttccggtaaccctctggctctccggttttctccgaaatcacccggaacacttccggtgtccgaatatagccgtccaatatatcaatctttatgtctcgaccatttcgagactcctcgtcatgtccgtgatcacatccgggactccgaactaacttcggtacatcaaaatgcataaactcataataactgtcatcgtaacgttaagcgtgcggaccctacggttcgagaacaatgcagacatgactgagacaaatctccggtcaataaccaatagcggggcctggatgcccatattggctcctacatattctacgaagatctttatcggtcagaccgcataacaacatacgttgttccctttgtcatcggtatgttacttgcccgagattcgatcatcggtatccaatacctagttcaatctcgttaccggcaagtctctttactcgttccgtaatacatcatctcacaactaacatattagttgtaatgcttgcaaggcttatgtgatgtgtgttaccgagagggcccagagatacctctccgacaatcggagtgacaaatcctaatctcgaaatacgccaacccaacatctacctttggagacacctgtagagctcctttataatcacccatttacattgtgacgtttgatagcacacaaagtgttcctccggcaaacgggagttgcataatctcatagtcataggaacatgtataagtcatgaagaaagcaatagcaacatactaaacgatcgggtgctaagctaatagaatgggtcacgtcaatcagatcattcaactaatgatgtgaccccattaatcaaataacaactctttgtctatcgttaggaaacataaccacgagctagtcaagtagaggcatactagtgacactctgtttgtctatgtattcacacatgtattatgttttcggttaatacaattctagcatgaataataaacatttatcatgatataaggaaataaataataactttattattgcctctagggcatatttccttcagttccctttgtcatcggtatgttacttgtccgagattcgatcgtcggtatctcaatacctagttcaatatcattaccggcaaatctctttactcgttccgtaatacgtcatcccgcaactaactcattagttacattgcttgcaaggcttatagtgatgtgcattaccgagtgggcccagagatacctctccgacaatcggagtgacaaatcctaatctcgaaatacgccaaccgaACAAGTacttttggagacacctgtagagcacctttataatcacccaattacgttgtgacatttggtagcacacaaagtgttcctccggtaaacgggagttgcataatcttatagtcataggaacatgtataagtcatgaagaaagcaatagcgacaaactaaacgatcaagtgctaagctaacggaatgggtcaagtcaatcacatcattctcctaatgatgtgatctcgttaatcaaatgacaactctttgtctatggctaggaaacataaccatctttgattaacaagctagtcaagtagaggcatactagtgacactctgtttgtctatgtattcacacatgtatcatatttccggttaataaaattctagcatgaataataaacatttatcatgatataaggaaataaataataactttattattgcctctagggcatatttccttcagccgcTCCACCACCCCGGCCGCCATGCCATACCCCTGCCGGAACTCTACATCTCCGTCACCTCCAGTGCCCGAGCAGGGCTCCATCCCGCTTCCCCTCTGTCACCGTTCAATCCCTGTCCTCCGACAGCTCCACTCGGTAGCATCCGCTAGTACTCACCGTGCCTAGCAACTATTCGATGAATCGCCGGAGCTAAAATCAGTTTTCCCTTCTTCTTTCTAGCAATGAATTTCGAGTTTGAGTACATATATGAGCAGTACGTTGAGTCGTCTGATGGCTCATCGAATGAGGAGGAGTACTCCCATGAGACGACGATGATGCAGGCGGTCCTTAAAGACGTGGAGCAAGCGGAGGAGCATGTTCTCAATTTCTAGGGCTCGGTCAAGGGTCATCGAGTGCTCAAGCACAATAGGGCGCACAACCATTTGACACTAATGGCCAACTACTTTGTGTCCGATGCACTCTTCGCCGACCATTTTCGCTGTCGTTTTCAGATGCGCAAGACTGTCTTCGATCATTTGTACCATGGCGTTCGGTCCTATGATGACTAATTCATCCTAAAGAAGGACGTTGTGGGAACAATCGGATTCTCTGATTACCAGAAGTGCACAGCCGCTGATTCGTGGGACGAGTACCCACGGATGTCCGAGAGCACACGCGAAGATACCATGGTCAGGTTTGCAACTGCCGTGGTCGAGATGTTTGGACCTTAGTACCTAAGAGAACCAACCGTGGCAACACCGAGAGGCTCTTGGCAATCTCAGAAGTAAAAGGGTGGTCAGGTTTGCTTGGATCTCTTGACTGCATTAATTGAAAATGAAAGAATTCCCGAAGGCTTTACAAGGGCAATATTAGGATCATGTGAAGAAGCCCACTAGAAAAAAAAATGAGGACTTAAAAATTGAATTACTACTGCATGCGGCTATTTGAATGTTCGTACCCTATTTATGCGCCTATTTGATCGTGCAAACTTCAAAAAAATGAGGAAGGTCGTATGTATGCGTCTACGGTTGGATGGCGGCCTCTCGCATTCGTGTCAGCgaactgcccccccccccccccccccccccgcgcgcttTCGCGGACGGGTGCGGGAGGAAATTTGCGGGTTGGCATTGGAGATGACCTAACATATGTATAATATGAAAGAATAAAAGTATGACATAAATAGATCTATTCGAAGATCTTAATAGGATGACAGAAATACCTGTGCAAAAAATAAAAGTATGACATACGCAATACTATCTGAAGGGAAAAAATCACAATATTCAAGACTTAAACTACCTTACATAGAATGCCTCTGCCTATTGTTGACTCTAATTTTGTGTGCGATGTAGTATTTTCATGTTCTTTTAAGACAAGGTGTAATAACAGCTTAAAAATTTGCTATTTATATCACCTTCCGTAATGTTGTGTGTGATATTGGGTTGTTCTCATTTAGCACAATTTCTCAGCATACCATTGTGGTTCATTAACTCTCGACATTTCCATGAAAAACCTTTTCTAAATGATGCAAAAGCTTATATGTCTTTATATTAATCATGTGTGCTTGGAAACATGGCTTAGTATGTATTCTTATGAACTTTCAATGATTATCTATAGTTTTCCAAGTGAGGTTTCAAGCATTTATCTTATGATTTAACATGTGTTCCCGCAACAACAAcgcgcggggtatcatctagtacATAAAAACTATGGGTGATTTTTTCCCTGCTGATCTTGGACCgaaattttttctttttttttgacGTATATCATAATGTATTTTTTAACAAACAACCACAGACAGTTAGAGCGCATgcatatgtactccctccatttttagtTTCGCCACGTATgagctttggtcaaagtcaagcttggCAAAATTTGACAAGTTTATAGTAAAAAATATGAACATATACAACAACAAATCAACATCATTAGATTCATTGTTGAATGTACTTTTCACATGATTTAGATTTGTTATTGTAAATATTCATATTGTTTTCTATAAGTGTGTGTCTAGAactcagtcgactgagacttaaCGAAGTCCCAATAGAGTGACATCAGCGTAGTTGCGGTTGGCACGATTAGATGCTGCAGCCGGCTAGGAAAAATGTTGCAATCAGTGCTGCAAGCAACGACATTAGACGTTATAGCCGTTGTGACCAAATGCTGCAACCGGTGGGACGACATGCTACAATCGACAAGGGCAAATGTTGTGTCCGATGAGAGGACATGCTACAACCAGCGAGATGGGTGCTGCAACCGGCAGGAAGATATGCAGCGAATGGCATGAAAAAAATGAAGTGTGGTCCGTGTGGATGGCGCCCCGTCCGGCACGAATCTCCATGCAAAGATCTAACGGCTATGCACGGGATATACCCTGGAAGCGCGAACATTTGCCGGATACTAATCATTGTCGCCGGTAAACACTCCTTAAGCCGTGCCGAGGTATATCGTCCGTTTATGTTTAGCAGATCAGATCAGGCTTCTGGATCGACTGGCTGGAGCATGAGTTTAATATATGGTCCGACCGTGAGGCCTTGACGGACGGACGCAAAATTTGGCCGGGAGTGACTCGCCGATGTGATAGAAGAAGACGCGGCTGGACTTGCACAGGAGAAACAACAAAGAAAGAAATGAATTTCCCTAAAAACGAAAAGAAATGAATATGGAACTCATCGTTGTACTACGTTGAATTACGACGCGGTGCCCGTAGCAGTCAAATTCGGCGCCGTCCGCTGGCATGCGTACGCTGGCGCAAATTCCGAGACATTCGGCGCGACAAGGAAACCTTGCAAAAGGATTTGTAAACTCACCTTGCAAAGCAAAAGGAGAATTCAAAGGAGAAAGCAAGCAAAGCCAAGCAAACAGTGCGACACGCCGCACAGCGCCCAAAGATTCCGAACGAAGGAGCCTCTCGCTCGCTCGCACTCACAACGAGAAAGAAGAAAGGAGGAAAGAGCTTTCGGTCTCCTCACTCGCAGTCGCACCGTCCTTTTCTTTTCCTCTGCACGCTCCCTCCCCTCCCGGCGCCAAAGCGGCTACGGCCACTAGCGGTCATCATCACCGCCTCCTCGTGCCCCGCATTTAAACCCCGCGCCAACCTCTGCTGCCGCCATTGCAGCCCCCCTCCCCTCGTCTCAGCGTGAAGCAGCGCTAGCTCAGACCCCTCCATTACTCCGGCCACTCAACTACCAGTCCTTGTACTGGAGTGTAGTACCAGTTGTGAGGCGCAGAGACTCCCTCCCCGTTTCATAAGCTGCGCGCGGCGACGGGAGGCGGGAGAGAGAGAGCGAGCGAGCTAGCGAGCTAGCTAGGCGGAGCAGAATGGAGCCCAATGCCGGCGGCCCCGCACTCGCTCTTGTTCTCGTCTGGCTCCTCTGCTGCCTCGCCGCCGGCGCCTCGGCGGCCTACTCCGTGCCGGCCGACCCCAGGGTAACTAGCTAGCTCTGCTTCCGTCTCTTCTCTTCTTGCTCGCTAGCTCGCATGAAGCAACAATGGCTGAGCTGCTGCTCCAAAAACTTACTTCTTGCAGCGGCACCCTTCGCCTGGTCCTGGACGCGGAGGCTACTACCACGGCCCTGCACCGGCAGCGTCCccgcgccgccaccaccaccgtcAGCACGCCCTCTCGCCGGCACCGGCGCCGCACCACGCTCCCTCGCCGACCGCGGGGAGCGACGGCCTGCCGTCTCGCCCGCCGGTCCCGGTCTACACCCGCGCCCCGGAGCCGCAGCAGGCGACCACCACCCCGCACTTCGGGTTCCCGCTGGAGCCGACGGTGGGCGTCGCCGCGGGCGGCCCGTCCGGAGCGCCCAGGAAGGGGGCCGGCGGCGAGGGGTACCCGTTCATCGGCAGCAACCCCACCGTGCCGCTGCCCACCGGCGTCACCGACACCGCCACTGTGCGCCCGCTCCCCGACACGACCCGCATCGACGACAACGCCAAGGTACGCACAAACCGCCGGCGGGCCGGCAACGGTCTTGCACTTTTTCTGTGATGCGACGTGACATTTGTCACTGTGTAGGCACTCACCGTCGCTTTTCGTGCAGGTGGCCGGGCGTGCCGCCGAGCCCGTCCGGGCCGGGGCCGCCATGATTGGCCTCCTGATGGCCGTCCTCTCCACTGTTGCCTTGTTGCTGTCCTCCTGGAGCTAGCTGAAATCATTGTCCTTCGCTTTACCGCCGTGTCAACTCTTACATGTTTTGTAGCAGTGGTGTAGTACCTGTCTTTTGAATGACTGTAAATATGAGTGAGTGTGGGTCATCATTTCATCTGCCTAGTGCAAAAACTTTGGGATCCATTCAGAAATGTGCACTCATTTGTCCTCTGTTCTTTTTTCTCTGGAAATGTGTGAGCCATCAGTTCAGTTGTAGACGAGAAAATACCACTAGGGAGTTAGTTTAAGTCTCTAAGAAATGGCAGTGGCAAGTAGCTTGAACGCAGCAGAAACGCAACTCACAACCTGACCAAACTTATGCATTATTTACAGAGAATCACACATGACAACGAGTTATTCAATACACTTTTTGGACACTGACGTGGTGTTTATGACAGTTACTACTACGTCTCAGGATCATAGCAGAGAAAATGGATGTAGACACGTGTGGTTCCGGTACTAGTGATCGAGTTCGACGCGGCTACCCTAGGGAGCTGAGCTTGGTTATTACAGGATTGTGCAGCAGGAGTTGGTTTTCTTGGCCTGCTTGTAGAACATCTGCATAGGAGCAAAGGGGAAAAATCAGCACAACATCATCATCATAAACTAACCAGTCGATCAACATACAACCCTACCTGTGAAGCGACGCTTAGATCAGAACTCTTCTCTACCAGGCTATCCAGCCGTTCGCCTCTTTGCAGCACACTGTCGATGGTCTTGTGCTGCAATCACCCAAATTATGGATAAACAGATGTGCAAAAAAAAGAACAGACATAGGTACTTGTGTCCAACTGTTCACATAAATCAAATTCCGGCAATACACCTAGCTTGTTAATTATGTATGATCTATATGCGCACATGCTCACTCATGGTGCGCCGGGACCGAGTCTGAACTGAACACAAAGCAGATACTACCAGGGAGTACACATAATGCAGTCTTTGCTGAACAGTGAACACAACTGAACAATATAACCATTCGCGCACATCCATAAACAATATATTCAGAACATAGGCAATAAGTTAAAGGAGGAATGCAATTAGGTTCACAGGGATATCATACTTACAAGAATAATCTTGGTTTCATCTAAGTCTCTCTGGATCTTCATCAGCTTGTCGGCCTCTGCAGGATCCTACAGCAAAAATAATCGGAAGGCAAACAGATCAATTACTGACAAAACAAGCATCGTCTAAGCAGTAACACCATGCTTGAGGTAGGTATTTTAAATTTGCAGAAATACCCAGAAAACAAGAGGCCAAAAAAGATGCAAAAACTATACATGGATCCTGTCTGAACCCACTCCATGGACAAAGCTAGCTACAGTTTAAAATAGATGATGTTTCAGGCTTTTTTTGGCAAGTTGATTTTGGTTGCATGGACATGATGATTGTTTATTGCAGTGCTTATTGGCACTGATGTTAGAGAGGTGATTGTACAATTATTAGGCGCAACTCATGTCAATAATTGAAGCACAAACTCTTTATACTACATGTATGGACTACAGAGCCAAAATGACAAGTAATTTGTTGAGAAGATGAGCCCCCAATGGACAACTACCCTACAGGAAAGACCAACCGGAAGGGTGAGATTTGACTATATATTTGGAAGAGATAATGCTGTATCGGACACACACAATTCATTAATTGTAAGTGGATATGATGTTATCCCTTTTCTAGGGACAGACTTGACCAACCCATAAGAGACAATCTCGGAAGTTCAGGAAAACTTATCTCCAATACACAAAATATGTGCAGAAGTAAATAACCCAACTAGCAAGAAACTGATTATTATTATCTATAACTTTTAGCTACCACTGCACCGGGGCCAGACTCCATATGAACAGCAAATGAGACACTATTAAGTCATAAGACAACAAATTTGGACAGGGGGAAATATAATGGTTATGAATGTCAGTCAAAGTGTTAAGTTCATAACAATGGGTGTGCAAATAATTTATATGATTTGCTTGCTCTTATAAGGTGCATTATGTTTAAGCATCGCATTCACCTAGATGCAAGAAGCTACTGTCGACAAAATTGGAGATTATGAACTAAGAATTTCAAGGAACTCAGTCAGCTGACAGAGATGTGCATTTACATCTTCAAAAGCTACAACCGAAAGAGCTACTTATTCAAGCAGTGATAGAGAAACATTAGAGATGGTCAAATGGCATTTGAACAA from Triticum urartu cultivar G1812 chromosome 3, Tu2.1, whole genome shotgun sequence encodes:
- the LOC125546218 gene encoding nematocyst expressed protein 3-like, with amino-acid sequence MEPNAGGPALALVLVWLLCCLAAGASAAYSVPADPRRHPSPGPGRGGYYHGPAPAASPRRHHHRQHALSPAPAPHHAPSPTAGSDGLPSRPPVPVYTRAPEPQQATTTPHFGFPLEPTVGVAAGGPSGAPRKGAGGEGYPFIGSNPTVPLPTGVTDTATVRPLPDTTRIDDNAKVAGRAAEPVRAGAAMIGLLMAVLSTVALLLSSWS